The following coding sequences lie in one Lolium perenne isolate Kyuss_39 chromosome 2, Kyuss_2.0, whole genome shotgun sequence genomic window:
- the LOC139835450 gene encoding uncharacterized protein, translating to MKRSQKAMSTRWAIIQASVNSFHGYHQDLETRGDSGADVAQLFDRAMEMYAKNSEGHKPFALMHCYGKLKVNEKWRLTRLSLSKGKDAIDLDAPLATSTGRPTGNKAAKAALADAASSEKTQASITKCLADVSSTFISRDKKADQRWAELLKRQEEKLELKKRRDDMSLLRTSTEGMSPRTRAAHNFFKGQILDEIEAKMAAADAAALAAASASAAAAAQQEQADASSTATPASASASATEQTHHAQEQADRDEVIVLDGPASTQDTTPSTNPFF from the exons atgaagaggagccaaaaggcaatgtcgacgcgatgggccatcatccaggcgtcggtgaactccttccatgggtaccatcaggacttagagaccagaggcgacagcggcgccgacgtcGCCCAACTG tttgatcGGGCCATGGAAATGTACGCCAAGAACTCGGAAGGTCACAAGCcgttcgcgctgatgcattgctatggcaagctcaaagtgaatgagaaatggcggctgacgcgcctgtcgctgtccaaggggaaggacgccattgatctggacgcgccgctggcaacttcgacagggcgtcctactggcaacaaggctgccaaggccgccttggccgacgctgcgtcgtctgagaagacgcaggcgtcgatcacgaaatgcctcgccgacgtctcctcgacctttatctcccgcgacaagaaggccgaccaaaggtgggccgagctgctcaagaggcaagaggagaagctggagctcaagaaacgcagggacgacatgtccctgctgagaacgtcgacagagggaatgtctccccggacgcgagcggcgcacaacttcttcaaaggccagatcctcgacgagatcgaagccaaaatggcggcggcggacgcggcggccctggcagcggcatcggcatcggcggcagcggcagcgcagcaagagcaggctgacgcgtcttctactgctacacctgcgtcggcctccgcgtcggcgacggagcagacgcaccatgcacaggaacaggcagatcgcgacgaggtcatcgtgctcgacgggcctgcgtcgactcaggacacgacgccgtcgaccaaccccttcttctaa
- the LOC127328378 gene encoding protein trichome birefringence-like 10 produces the protein MEMASARRRARQVSGDHVVLLSACVVLISVTLLLAAAVSSGFGAAGLAGEIKVVVRTTSAPAAVENVVGGRRYCGEDDRDSMFVDGEWVRDEAELRYPLYQSRDCPFIDVGFRCGENGRPDDGYARWTWRPRRCTLPRFDAKKLLEVLRNRRLVFVGDSIGRNQWESMLCMLSSAVPDAEASVREENGSPITKHKGYLSFRFLHHNLTVEHYRSPYLVRRGSRPRRAPRHVRSVLQLGAMDARAPLWKGADVLVFNSGHWWNQDRFQQLQCYFQEGKKLRLDMSVEVAYQRAMDTVHLWVQKEVDASKTLAVFRTYSPAHTRHTGTNGGSCAMETLPELNRTKISLERWPGTLQPVFGGLDSEAASELRVMNVTLMTTQRRDGHPAVYNVQPSARVPVGQRADCSHWCLPGVPDAWNELLYAMILTRYV, from the exons ATGGAGATGGCGAGCGCGAGGAGGAGGGCGAGGCAGGTCAGCGGCGACCACGTCGTGCTGCTGAGCGCCTGCGTCGTCCTCATCTCTGTCACTCTACTCCTCGCTGCCGCCGTGTCTTCGGGCTTCGGGGCCGCGGGGCTCGCCGGGGAGATCAAAGTCGTCGTGAGGACGACCAGCGCCCCGGCAGCCGTCGAGAACGTCGTCGGCGGCCGCAGGTACTGCGGCGAGGATGACCGCGACAGCATGTTCGTCGACGGCGAGTGGGTGCGCGACGAGGCCGAGCTGAGGTATCCGCTCTACCAGTCGAGGGACTGCCCGTTCATCGACGTGGGGTTCCGGTGCGGCGAGAACGGCCGGCCGGACGACGGGTACGCCCGGTGGACGTGGCGGCCAAGGCGCTGCACGCTCCCAAG ATTCGACGCCAAGAAGCTGCTGGAGGTGCTCCGGAACCGCCGGCTGGTGTTCGTGGGCGACTCGATCGGGCGCAACCAGTGGGAGTCGATGCTGTGCATGCTCTCCTCTGCTGTCCCCGACGCCGAGGCCTCGGTGCGCGAGGAGAATGGGAGCCCCATCACCAAGCACAAGGGCTACCTGTCCTTCAGGTTCCTCCACCATAACCTCACCGTGGAGCACTACCGGTCGCCGTACCTTGTCCGGCGCGGCAGCCGCCCCCGTCGCGCGCCCCGGCATGTGCGGTCGGTTCTCCAGCTTGGCGCCATGGATGCCAGGGCTCCTCTGTGGAAGGGCGCCGACGTCCTGGTCTTCAACTCTGGCCACTGGTGGAACCAGGACCGGTTTCAGCAACT GCAATGCTACTTTCAGGAAGGGAAGAAACTGAGGCTGGACATGAGCGTGGAGGTCGCCTACCAGAGAGCCATGGACACGGTGCACCTGTGGGTTCAGAAGGAAGTGGATGCAAGCAAGACCCTGGCCGTCTTCAGAACATACTCACCTGCGCACACTAGGCATAC GGGCACAAATGGCGGGAGCTGCGCCATGGAGACGCTGCCAGAGCTGAACAGGACGAAGATCTCGCTGGAACGGTGGCCGGGAACGCTGCAGCCGGTGTTTGGAGGACTGGACTCTGAGGCAGCGTCGGAGCTGCGTGTGATGAACGTGACGCTAATGACGACACAGAGAAGAGACGGTCACCCAGCGGTGTATAATGTGCAGCCGTCGGCGAGGGTGCCGGTTGGGCAGAGGGCGGACTGCAGTCACTGGTGCCTGCCTGGCGTGCCGGACGCTTGGAACGAACTCCTCTATGCCATGATTCTTACAAGATATGTTTGA